A single region of the Raphanus sativus cultivar WK10039 chromosome 1, ASM80110v3, whole genome shotgun sequence genome encodes:
- the LOC108847697 gene encoding polyadenylate-binding protein RBP47C-like, with translation MCNHILIQIVSVKVIRNKRTGLSEGYGFLEFLSHDVADKVLKKFNGTYMPKTDRPFRLNWASSSTGEENEHESSIYVGNLAPDVSDSLLHSTFSEIYLSVKDAKVVIEAYTGRSKGFGFVRFRDVNERTKAMTEMHGVKCSNRAMRIGPATPRETISYPQQGFFRLSSLAGMYMTNGAITCPSGDATIFVGGLDSSVTSEDLKQPFSAFGEIVSVKIPLGKEYGFVQFVNRQNAEALKKLNGTVIGNHRVRLSWGQYKLPRYNYGNQWSGAYYVGQHYNGYGYMVPQPHDPIMYAVAPYGGYPVYGGPQERKQKVAHIFSILGIYGLSCSEKTSFDENCSNNLRETWIW, from the exons atgtgtaaCCACATTTTGATTCAGATTGTTTCGGTCAAGGTTATCCGCAATAAGCGCACTGGTCTATCTGAAGGCTATGGTTTTTTAGAGTTTCTTTCGCACGATGTGGCTGATAAAGTCTTGAAGAAGTTTAATGGAACATATATGCCGAAAACAGATAGGCCTTTCCGTTTAAATTGGGCCAGTTCTAGCACCGGTGAGGAGAATGAACATGAGAGCTCTATTTATGTGGGGAATTTGGCGCCAGATGTCTCTGATTCTCTATTACACAGCACCTTCTCAGAGATCTATCTGTCGGTTAAAGATGCAAAAGTTGTCATAGAAGCATATACTGGTAGATCAAAGGGTTTTGGTTTTGTGAGGTTTAGAGATGTAAACGAGAGGACCAAAGCAATGACAGAAATGCATGGCGTAAAATGTTCAAACAGAGCTATGCGAATAGGTCCCGCAACACCTAGGGAGACAATAAGTTATCCACAACAAGGTTTTTTCCGACTTTCCAGTC TGGCAGGAATGTACATGACAAATGGTGCAATAACGTGTCCTTCTGGAGATGCAAca atatttgttGGAGGACTTGACTCTAGTGTCACTAGCGAAGATCTAAAGCAACCTTTCTCTGCATTTGGGGAAATAGTCTCTGTCAAAATTCCTCTTGGCAAAGAATATGGATTTGTTCAATTTGTTAATAG ACAAAATGCAGAGGCATTGAAGAAACTAAATGGGACTGTAATTGGAAACCATAGAGTTCGGCTTTCTTGGGGACAATATAAGCTG CCTAGATATAATTATGGAAATCAATGGTCTGGGGCATACTATGTAGGACAGCATTATAATGGGTATGGATACATGGTACCGCAACCTCATGACCCGATAATGTATGCAGTTGCACCTTATGGAGGGTATCCAGTGTATGGCGGTCCCCA GGAAAGGAAACAAAAAGTGGCTCACATTTTTTCTATCCTTGGAATTTATGGTTTATCTTGTAGTGAGAAAACGAGTTTTGATGAAAACTGTAGCAATAATTTAAGAGAGACTTGGATTTG GTAG